From Verrucomicrobiota bacterium JB022, one genomic window encodes:
- a CDS encoding ABC transporter substrate-binding protein yields the protein MNTTSSISRWFRRAGLACAALFLCTLLSAKDALKIAYSDWPGWVAWEIGIKKGWFQEEGVDVQFLWFDYVASMDAYVAGQVDAVCMTNGDALVTGATGKPSVGIILNDFSNGNDMIVAAPGIKSVKDLKGKKIGLEEGFVEHLLFLTALKKHGLNPSDVTIVNTPTNETPQVLASGAVDAVAAWQPNSGQALKTVAGSTPVFTSADAPGIIYDLLYVSPESLESRRADWVKVAKVWYRIVDYLKDEQNFDEALEILASRVSVKPQEYEPFFEGTYILSYEESLERWKDASGLGSVYGSTKVVDAFNRTVGVYEQSQDVSKYLDPSLTKELKQ from the coding sequence ATGAATACCACTTCCTCCATTTCCCGATGGTTCCGCCGAGCCGGCCTGGCCTGCGCCGCTCTGTTTCTCTGCACGCTGCTTTCCGCCAAGGACGCGCTGAAAATCGCCTATAGTGATTGGCCGGGCTGGGTCGCCTGGGAAATTGGCATCAAGAAGGGCTGGTTCCAGGAAGAGGGCGTCGATGTCCAGTTCCTCTGGTTCGACTACGTGGCCTCGATGGACGCCTATGTGGCGGGCCAGGTGGACGCCGTTTGCATGACCAATGGCGACGCTCTCGTAACGGGCGCGACCGGCAAGCCCTCCGTGGGGATTATCCTGAACGACTTTTCCAATGGCAACGACATGATCGTGGCCGCCCCCGGCATCAAGTCCGTCAAAGACCTCAAGGGCAAGAAGATCGGCCTGGAAGAAGGCTTCGTGGAGCACTTGCTTTTCCTCACCGCGCTGAAGAAGCACGGCCTGAACCCCTCCGACGTGACGATCGTCAACACGCCCACCAACGAGACGCCGCAAGTGCTCGCCTCGGGCGCGGTGGACGCCGTTGCCGCGTGGCAGCCCAACTCGGGCCAGGCGCTGAAGACGGTAGCCGGCTCGACGCCCGTCTTCACCTCGGCCGATGCCCCGGGCATCATTTACGACCTGCTCTACGTTTCGCCCGAGAGCCTGGAGTCGCGCCGCGCGGACTGGGTGAAGGTCGCCAAGGTGTGGTACCGCATCGTGGACTACCTCAAGGACGAGCAGAACTTCGACGAAGCGCTCGAAATCCTCGCCAGTCGCGTTTCGGTGAAGCCGCAGGAATACGAGCCCTTCTTCGAAGGCACCTACATCCTCTCCTACGAGGAATCGCTGGAGCGATGGAAGGACGCCTCTGGCCTCGGCTCCGTCTATGGCTCGACGAAGGTCGTCGACGCCTTCAATCGCACGGTGGGCGTCTACGAGCAAAGCCAGGATGTTTCCAAGTATCTCGACCCGAGCCTTACGAAAGAGCTCAAGCAGTAG
- the nikR gene encoding nickel-responsive transcriptional regulator NikR: MSQESLAQNVSRISISLPNSLLQSLDEMMERRGFHNRSQAIADMIQTGLLSYYQDDPSEVMAGMITLVYDEARRGLMQKLVKIQREHVDEVISSQHVLLENAHVMEVWTVQGPIYRLQEIVDELVGTRGVSSVNLTVTSKLLPPIHARRQQG; this comes from the coding sequence ATGTCCCAAGAATCCCTTGCCCAGAACGTCAGCCGCATCAGCATATCGCTGCCCAATTCCCTCCTGCAGTCACTCGACGAAATGATGGAGCGCCGCGGGTTCCATAACCGCTCGCAAGCTATCGCCGACATGATTCAGACGGGGTTGTTGAGCTATTACCAGGACGACCCCTCGGAGGTGATGGCGGGCATGATCACACTCGTCTACGACGAAGCCCGTCGCGGCCTGATGCAAAAGCTGGTCAAGATCCAGCGCGAGCACGTGGACGAGGTCATCAGCTCACAACATGTGCTGCTGGAGAACGCGCACGTGATGGAAGTCTGGACCGTCCAGGGCCCGATTTACCGCCTGCAGGAGATTGTGGACGAATTGGTCGGGACGCGCGGCGTCAGCTCGGTTAACTTGACGGTTACTTCCAAGCTGCTGCCGCCCATCCACGCGCGCCGCCAGCAGGGCTAA
- a CDS encoding HupE/UreJ family protein, translating into MTLRNTLSRSSLAVAALTLPVIAYAHPGHSHGLHGFEAGFMHPVMGLDHLLGLLALGLVSARFRGAQAATYGGVIAASLAVGLLVGRLVGGFSGLEYALSASLALVAVPLLWQRAGNLAAASAIAAVVAGVHAMAHGIELHGTVALLGFVLSSVAIVAAGHGVGRVLARQPLAQAVFGCIVAAFGVWSLLGA; encoded by the coding sequence ATGACCCTCCGTAATACGCTCTCTCGTTCCAGCCTTGCCGTGGCAGCCCTCACGCTGCCCGTGATCGCCTACGCTCACCCCGGCCACTCCCACGGTCTGCACGGCTTCGAAGCCGGTTTCATGCACCCCGTAATGGGGCTCGACCACCTGCTCGGGCTGCTCGCGCTTGGCCTCGTCTCGGCCCGTTTCCGGGGAGCACAGGCCGCAACCTATGGCGGGGTGATCGCGGCTTCGCTGGCGGTGGGCCTGCTGGTGGGGCGCCTCGTAGGCGGTTTCAGCGGTCTGGAGTATGCCTTGAGCGCCAGCCTCGCGCTCGTGGCGGTGCCGCTGCTCTGGCAACGTGCAGGCAATCTGGCCGCTGCTTCGGCAATCGCGGCAGTCGTGGCCGGCGTCCATGCGATGGCCCATGGTATCGAGTTGCACGGCACAGTGGCGCTGCTCGGCTTTGTGCTCAGCAGCGTGGCAATCGTGGCCGCCGGGCATGGCGTCGGGCGTGTGCTGGCTCGCCAGCCCTTGGCTCAAGCCGTCTTTGGCTGCATCGTAGCCGCTTTCGGTGTCTGGTCGCTGCTCGGGGCTTAG
- a CDS encoding urease accessory protein UreD translates to MTPEPPSRGRTLQGGLWAEVAPHEGVARLQRCRHAAPAHVSKPSWQGGHLLLQVNCPSTGLFGGDSLTLDVKVREGAAMTLTSQAAMRIHPMHAHDQAEAINRFDVCGADSWLEYWPEATVLQAEANFQQHTQLDCRDGGEALVLDVVWPGRLRRGEAFRFGRYHTQLDVQLDESLALRERGRFDRGSRARAAWQRALTPAVQCTVVLVTRRDVSKCAEALHAWDLPPECLLGATALPAGGLAVRVLSRNLRELPRLLQRLRSFAYETAERPEPSLRRLLA, encoded by the coding sequence GTGACGCCTGAGCCTCCCTCGCGAGGCCGGACGCTGCAGGGCGGCCTCTGGGCCGAAGTCGCGCCGCACGAAGGCGTGGCCCGGCTGCAGCGTTGTCGACACGCCGCCCCTGCGCACGTCAGCAAACCGAGCTGGCAGGGCGGACACCTTTTGCTGCAGGTCAATTGCCCTTCGACCGGCCTCTTTGGCGGCGATAGCCTGACGCTAGACGTGAAGGTGCGCGAGGGTGCCGCCATGACGCTGACGTCGCAGGCGGCAATGCGCATCCACCCGATGCATGCGCACGACCAGGCGGAAGCGATTAACCGTTTCGACGTATGCGGCGCGGATTCGTGGTTGGAATACTGGCCGGAGGCGACCGTGCTACAGGCCGAAGCGAATTTTCAACAACATACGCAACTCGATTGCCGCGACGGCGGCGAAGCGCTCGTGCTGGACGTGGTCTGGCCGGGGCGACTGCGACGAGGGGAGGCCTTCCGCTTCGGGCGCTACCATACGCAGCTCGATGTGCAACTGGACGAGTCCCTGGCCCTGCGCGAACGTGGTCGCTTCGACCGGGGCAGCCGGGCACGGGCCGCATGGCAGCGCGCGCTGACACCCGCCGTGCAGTGCACCGTCGTATTGGTCACCCGCCGCGATGTCTCGAAATGTGCGGAAGCTCTGCACGCCTGGGATCTGCCGCCCGAATGCCTGCTTGGGGCCACGGCGCTACCCGCGGGAGGGCTTGCGGTGCGCGTCCTCAGTCGTAACCTCCGAGAGTTGCCTCGCCTGCTGCAGCGCCTGCGCTCTTTTGCTTATGAAACCGCCGAACGGCCGGAGCCATCCCTCCGGCGCCTGCTCGCTTAA
- the ureG gene encoding urease accessory protein UreG yields the protein MIQANPEASQPRPVRIGVGGPVGSGKTMLLLRLCQALREKYDVAVVTNDIYTKEDAEFLVRQEALPADRVVGVETGGCPHTAVRDDTSMNDAAIADLCQRFPQLQVILVESGGDNLSATFSPELVDAFIYVIDVAEGDKIPRKGGPAIRFSDLLIINKIELAPYVGADLGVMDRDAKAQRGQRPFIFCDLKSQKGLPEVLAWLEEQCFFPLHQSV from the coding sequence ATGATTCAAGCGAACCCCGAAGCATCCCAACCGCGCCCCGTCCGCATCGGCGTCGGCGGCCCCGTCGGCTCCGGCAAGACGATGTTGCTGCTGCGCCTCTGCCAGGCCCTACGCGAAAAGTATGACGTGGCGGTGGTCACGAACGACATTTACACCAAGGAAGACGCCGAATTTCTCGTGCGTCAGGAGGCGCTGCCGGCCGACCGCGTGGTCGGGGTCGAGACGGGCGGCTGCCCGCACACGGCCGTACGCGACGACACGAGCATGAACGACGCGGCAATTGCCGACCTCTGCCAACGCTTCCCCCAGCTGCAGGTAATCCTCGTGGAAAGCGGTGGAGACAACCTCTCGGCCACCTTCTCACCGGAGTTGGTCGACGCCTTCATTTACGTGATCGACGTGGCCGAGGGCGACAAGATCCCGCGCAAGGGCGGGCCGGCCATCCGCTTCTCCGACCTGCTCATCATCAACAAGATCGAACTCGCGCCCTATGTGGGTGCCGATCTTGGCGTGATGGACCGCGACGCCAAGGCCCAGCGCGGCCAGCGCCCGTTTATCTTTTGCGACCTGAAGAGTCAGAAGGGCCTGCCAGAGGTTCTGGCGTGGCTTGAGGAACAATGCTTCTTTCCGCTCCACCAGTCCGTGTGA
- a CDS encoding urease accessory UreF family protein, which translates to MVEDRFPRQPTRDPLDWLPFLLQTTDPTFPTGGYAHSYGLEGAVELGLVHDVATLETFLQDEVLAALEGLELPFLRFAYEAQDVDEFLALDALYDASVLPAEARQASRQLGQRRLAILARIYDDKRLQSLQAQVQSQQTPGHQVIVNGLQAQVGGMPLSAALTAHAYQTLTTVLQASMKLIRIGQEGCQKLLTPLLQELPQVVETSCQIDRDDAGVTVPTLDLASCRHATAFSRLFIS; encoded by the coding sequence ATGGTTGAAGACCGGTTCCCGCGTCAGCCAACGCGCGACCCGCTCGACTGGCTGCCCTTCCTGCTGCAGACGACCGACCCGACTTTCCCGACGGGCGGCTATGCGCACAGCTATGGGCTCGAAGGCGCGGTCGAGCTGGGTTTGGTGCACGACGTGGCGACGCTCGAAACCTTTCTCCAAGACGAGGTGCTGGCCGCGCTGGAAGGGCTCGAGCTGCCATTTCTCCGTTTCGCCTACGAGGCGCAAGACGTAGACGAATTCCTGGCGCTGGATGCCCTTTACGACGCCTCGGTGCTGCCCGCCGAAGCGCGGCAAGCCAGTCGCCAGCTTGGGCAGCGTCGTCTGGCCATTTTAGCGCGTATCTACGACGACAAACGGCTGCAAAGCCTGCAGGCGCAGGTCCAGAGCCAACAGACGCCCGGGCATCAGGTAATCGTCAACGGCCTGCAGGCGCAGGTTGGGGGTATGCCGCTGTCGGCAGCCCTGACGGCGCACGCCTATCAGACCCTCACCACCGTGCTCCAGGCCTCGATGAAGCTGATCCGCATCGGGCAGGAAGGCTGTCAAAAGCTGCTCACCCCGCTCTTGCAAGAGCTGCCGCAGGTGGTCGAGACTTCGTGCCAGATCGACCGCGACGACGCCGGAGTGACCGTGCCCACGCTCGACCTCGCCTCTTGCCGCCACGCCACCGCCTTTTCCCGACTCTTCATTTCCTGA
- the ureC gene encoding urease subunit alpha, whose product MPLHLSRQQYAEMFGPTVGDRVRLADTELFVEVERDLIAENGGYGNEVKFGGGKVIRDGMGQSPTHLAHDCLDLVLTNALLLDPIHGIVKCDIGIKDGRIAAIGHAGNPLIQDGITPGMIVGASTEVIAAEGSIVTAGGIDSHIHYICPQQIDEALASGVTTMMGGGTGPATGTNATTCTPGAWNIHRMLQAADAFPMNLGFMGKGNSSNGNALREQIVAGAMGLKLHEDWGTTPVAIDTCLSVADEMDVQVAIHTDTLNESGFVETTLEAFKGRVIHTFHSEGAGGGHAPDILKVCGAPNVLPSSTNPTRPFTVNTIDEHLDMLMVCHHLDSSIPEDVAFAESRIRPQTIAAEDILHDRGAISIMSSDSQAMGRVGEVVIRTWQTADKMKRQFGPMTDEAHPAADNFRVLRYLAKYTINPAIACGFAHEVGSVEVGKLADLVLFKPAFFGVKPELVLKGGMIALANMGDPNASIPTPQPTFYRPMFGSFGGARTATSVTFVSQAALDAKVPEQLGLRKRCVAVKSCRELSKKDMVLNDYLPDISVDPETYEVRADGELLTCEPATVLPMAQRYFLF is encoded by the coding sequence ATGCCTTTACACCTTTCACGTCAACAGTATGCCGAAATGTTCGGCCCGACCGTGGGCGACCGCGTGCGCCTGGCCGATACGGAGCTTTTTGTCGAAGTCGAGCGCGACCTGATCGCGGAAAACGGCGGCTACGGCAACGAAGTCAAGTTCGGCGGCGGCAAGGTCATCCGCGACGGCATGGGCCAGTCGCCGACGCACCTCGCGCACGACTGCCTTGACCTCGTGCTGACCAACGCCTTGCTGCTCGATCCGATCCACGGCATCGTGAAGTGCGACATCGGGATCAAGGATGGCCGTATCGCCGCCATCGGGCACGCGGGCAACCCCCTGATTCAGGACGGCATCACGCCGGGCATGATCGTGGGGGCGTCCACCGAAGTCATCGCTGCAGAAGGCAGCATCGTCACGGCGGGCGGCATCGACTCGCACATCCACTATATCTGTCCGCAGCAAATTGACGAAGCCCTTGCCAGCGGCGTCACCACCATGATGGGCGGCGGCACGGGCCCCGCCACGGGCACCAACGCCACCACCTGCACGCCCGGCGCTTGGAACATCCACCGCATGCTGCAGGCGGCAGACGCCTTCCCGATGAATCTCGGGTTCATGGGCAAGGGCAACAGCTCTAACGGTAACGCCTTGCGCGAGCAAATCGTGGCTGGCGCGATGGGCCTGAAGCTGCACGAAGACTGGGGCACCACACCGGTGGCCATCGACACCTGCCTCTCTGTCGCGGACGAGATGGACGTGCAGGTCGCCATCCATACCGACACGCTCAACGAGAGCGGCTTTGTCGAAACGACGCTGGAAGCTTTCAAGGGCCGCGTAATCCATACCTTCCACAGCGAAGGTGCAGGCGGTGGGCACGCGCCGGACATCCTCAAGGTCTGCGGCGCGCCCAACGTGTTGCCGTCGTCGACCAATCCTACGCGCCCCTTTACCGTCAATACGATCGACGAGCACCTCGACATGCTCATGGTCTGTCACCACCTCGATTCGAGCATCCCGGAAGATGTGGCCTTTGCCGAAAGCCGCATCCGCCCGCAGACGATTGCCGCCGAGGACATCCTGCACGACCGGGGCGCCATCTCGATCATGTCGAGCGACAGCCAGGCCATGGGACGGGTGGGGGAAGTCGTCATCCGTACTTGGCAAACGGCGGACAAGATGAAGCGCCAGTTTGGCCCGATGACGGATGAGGCACACCCTGCTGCCGATAACTTTCGCGTGCTGCGCTACCTCGCCAAATACACGATCAACCCGGCCATTGCCTGCGGCTTTGCGCACGAGGTGGGTTCGGTCGAAGTCGGCAAGCTGGCCGACCTGGTGCTCTTCAAACCCGCGTTCTTCGGCGTAAAGCCTGAGCTGGTGCTGAAGGGCGGCATGATCGCGCTCGCCAACATGGGCGACCCGAACGCCTCGATCCCGACGCCGCAGCCGACCTTCTACCGCCCGATGTTCGGCTCCTTTGGCGGCGCGCGCACGGCCACCAGCGTCACGTTTGTCAGCCAGGCCGCGCTCGACGCCAAGGTGCCGGAGCAGCTGGGCCTGCGCAAACGTTGTGTGGCGGTCAAAAGCTGTCGCGAGCTGTCGAAAAAAGACATGGTGCTCAACGACTACCTGCCGGATATCTCGGTCGACCCGGAGACCTACGAGGTGCGGGCCGATGGCGAGCTGCTGACTTGTGAGCCCGCAACGGTTTTACCGATGGCGCAACGCTACTTCCTCTTCTAG
- a CDS encoding urease subunit beta, which produces MKPGEIITPAGAPPLEANVGLPTIQVVVTNVGDRPIQVGSHFHFAEVNTSLEFDREAATGYRLNIPAGTAVRFEPGDEREVELVALAGRREVHGLNGRINGKLPPLPKPQA; this is translated from the coding sequence ATGAAACCCGGAGAAATCATTACCCCCGCCGGCGCTCCGCCGCTCGAAGCCAACGTTGGCCTGCCCACGATCCAGGTTGTCGTGACCAATGTGGGCGACCGCCCGATCCAGGTCGGCAGCCACTTCCACTTTGCGGAGGTCAATACGAGCCTCGAATTCGACCGCGAAGCCGCCACCGGCTACCGCCTCAACATCCCTGCGGGCACCGCCGTCCGTTTCGAGCCGGGCGATGAGCGCGAGGTGGAACTGGTCGCACTGGCCGGTCGCCGCGAAGTCCACGGGCTCAATGGCCGCATCAACGGCAAGCTGCCGCCCCTCCCGAAACCCCAAGCCTGA
- a CDS encoding urease subunit gamma, whose protein sequence is MHLTPREREKLLIVVAADLARRRQQRGLKLNYPEAAAILTYELLEGIRDGKSISELMDYGRTILKRDDVMEGVPEMLSEVQVEGTFPDGTKLVTVHYPIA, encoded by the coding sequence ATGCACCTTACCCCGCGCGAAAGAGAAAAGCTGCTGATCGTAGTCGCGGCCGACCTGGCCCGCCGCCGCCAGCAGCGAGGCCTGAAGCTCAACTACCCCGAAGCCGCCGCTATCCTCACTTACGAGCTGTTGGAGGGCATCCGCGACGGCAAGAGCATCTCCGAGTTGATGGACTACGGCCGCACCATCCTGAAGCGCGACGACGTGATGGAAGGCGTGCCCGAAATGCTCTCCGAAGTGCAAGTCGAAGGCACCTTCCCCGACGGCACCAAACTCGTCACTGTGCACTACCCGATCGCATGA
- the urtE gene encoding urea ABC transporter ATP-binding subunit UrtE has product MTATILPEPAVTTDTAPRETVLTVKGLCASYDHSRILRSVDLQVNRGEILCLMGRNGVGKTTTLKSIMGLIDTDEGEISLQGKNLKGLPPEKRARLGIGFVPQGRDIFSSLTVRENLQVSVVVYGRKAKEQMDRVLTLFPVLKEMLHRKGGVLSGGQQQQLAIARALLTDPKLLILDEPTEGIQPNIIDLIEDTLKLLRKEGKMGILLVEQSLDFAQAVGDRFSIMTRGSVVASGAMSDLSQEHIEQHLTV; this is encoded by the coding sequence ATGACTGCCACGATACTTCCCGAACCCGCCGTTACCACCGACACCGCTCCGCGCGAAACCGTCCTTACGGTCAAGGGCCTTTGCGCCAGCTACGACCACTCACGGATCCTGCGCAGCGTAGACCTTCAGGTTAACCGGGGCGAGATCCTCTGCCTGATGGGCCGCAACGGCGTCGGCAAAACGACGACCCTCAAGTCCATCATGGGGCTGATCGACACCGATGAAGGCGAGATCAGCCTGCAAGGCAAAAACCTGAAGGGCCTGCCGCCGGAAAAGCGCGCGCGCCTCGGCATCGGCTTTGTGCCCCAAGGGCGCGACATCTTTTCCAGCCTCACCGTTCGCGAAAACCTGCAGGTATCGGTCGTCGTTTACGGGCGCAAGGCCAAGGAGCAGATGGACCGTGTGCTGACACTCTTCCCGGTGCTCAAGGAAATGCTGCACCGCAAGGGTGGAGTGCTTTCCGGCGGCCAGCAGCAGCAGCTCGCCATCGCCCGCGCCCTGCTTACCGACCCGAAGCTGCTCATCCTCGACGAGCCGACGGAGGGTATTCAGCCGAACATTATCGACTTGATCGAAGACACCCTAAAGCTGTTGCGCAAGGAGGGGAAGATGGGCATCCTGCTGGTCGAACAGAGCCTCGACTTTGCCCAGGCGGTCGGCGATCGTTTTTCGATCATGACCCGGGGCAGCGTCGTGGCCAGTGGCGCCATGAGCGACCTCAGCCAGGAGCACATCGAACAACATTTGACCGTCTAA